The following coding sequences are from one Paenibacillus sp. FSL R5-0912 window:
- the mutY gene encoding A/G-specific adenine glycosylase yields the protein MTTNEQQEAKSYFSRNLLEWYHGQKRDLPWRRHRNPYYIWISEIMLQQTRVDTVIPYFNRFIERFPTVESLADAPEEDVLKCWEGLGYYSRARNLQHAAKQVKEEYGGQVPNDRDAVFGLKGVGPYTAGAILSIAFNRPEPAVDGNVMRVLSRYFLLEDDIAKGPTRVKMERLAAELIPEGEASHFNQALMELGALICTPKSPRCLLCPVMEHCSARLAGCETSLPVKTKAKPPRPEERLAALIEGRGEHAGRVLIRQRPSSGLLARMWELPHWPAPPAEGGASAALLPETAAQDRLRRSLLQAGIFARPEGHWMAAEHTFSHIVWTLQVYRCREEAALPLAAEGRAPYGAASTAESTGAAASGAAEAAAGVYSTGTVPPEPSSSAGLFAEEPVPAERFADGSGHPEDAGAVRWISRSDMANYAFPNVFLKLLNAYFDEQVGKSGN from the coding sequence ATGACTACAAATGAGCAGCAGGAAGCCAAGTCCTATTTCAGCCGTAATTTGCTGGAGTGGTACCATGGGCAGAAGCGGGATCTGCCGTGGCGGCGCCACCGCAATCCTTATTACATCTGGATTTCGGAGATTATGCTTCAGCAGACAAGAGTCGATACGGTCATTCCTTATTTCAACCGGTTCATCGAGCGTTTCCCTACGGTGGAGTCACTGGCCGATGCACCGGAGGAGGATGTCCTGAAGTGCTGGGAGGGGCTTGGTTACTATTCACGCGCCCGGAATCTTCAGCATGCCGCGAAGCAGGTGAAGGAAGAGTATGGCGGGCAGGTTCCCAATGACCGCGATGCCGTATTCGGGCTTAAGGGAGTAGGGCCTTATACGGCTGGAGCTATTCTCAGCATTGCCTTCAACCGGCCGGAGCCCGCTGTGGACGGCAATGTGATGCGGGTGCTGTCCCGATACTTCCTGCTTGAGGATGATATCGCCAAAGGCCCCACCCGCGTCAAAATGGAGCGCCTGGCGGCAGAGCTGATTCCCGAAGGGGAAGCCTCGCACTTCAATCAGGCGCTGATGGAGCTTGGCGCGCTGATCTGCACGCCGAAATCACCGCGCTGTCTGTTGTGCCCGGTGATGGAGCACTGCTCAGCGCGCCTCGCGGGCTGCGAGACCTCGCTGCCCGTCAAGACCAAGGCCAAGCCGCCGCGCCCGGAAGAGCGGCTGGCAGCCCTGATAGAGGGCCGCGGCGAGCACGCGGGCCGGGTCCTCATCCGGCAGCGGCCATCCAGCGGGCTCCTGGCCCGCATGTGGGAGCTGCCGCACTGGCCGGCGCCGCCTGCGGAGGGCGGCGCTTCCGCTGCGCTGCTGCCGGAGACGGCAGCGCAGGACCGGCTGCGCCGGTCCCTGCTTCAGGCCGGGATCTTCGCCCGGCCTGAGGGGCACTGGATGGCTGCGGAGCATACATTCAGCCATATTGTCTGGACCCTGCAGGTGTACCGCTGCAGGGAAGAAGCGGCCCTGCCGCTGGCTGCGGAAGGGCGGGCCCCGTACGGCGCAGCCAGCACAGCTGAGTCCACGGGTGCAGCCGCTTCTGGCGCTGCCGAAGCTGCGGCCGGCGTTTACAGTACCGGCACGGTGCCGCCCGAACCGTCCTCCTCCGCAGGATTGTTCGCGGAAGAGCCCGTCCCGGCGGAGCGGTTCGCGGACGGAAGCGGCCATCCCGAGGACGCAGGTGCAGTACGCTGGATCAGTCGCAGCGATATGGCGAATTACGCCTTTCCCAATGTGTTCCTCAAGCTGCTCAACGCTTATTTCGATGAGCAGGTGGGGAAGTCCGGTAACTGA
- a CDS encoding TetR/AcrR family transcriptional regulator produces the protein MIVNLNDPRVKRTRQLLMQAFTELLDQKRNIYSISVHDITTRATVNRATFYAHFEDKFAFLENWMLDKSQIILKKRLPHESKFTFDCLPTLIQIVFEFLTGFRQHITPGDKQFEPMFEIAMQKEVHQLLLKWLREDAVTGVSQEKLEATSLVISWGIFGSALQWSRNPQGRKAETMVKEVLEVVGASLAPVLERRTE, from the coding sequence ATGATTGTGAACCTTAACGATCCTCGAGTAAAACGAACGCGTCAATTATTAATGCAGGCCTTCACGGAACTACTCGATCAAAAGAGGAATATCTACTCTATTTCTGTGCACGATATTACGACCAGAGCGACAGTTAACCGCGCTACCTTTTATGCCCATTTCGAAGATAAGTTTGCTTTTCTCGAGAACTGGATGCTGGACAAATCCCAAATCATCTTGAAGAAAAGATTACCCCACGAATCAAAATTTACTTTCGACTGTCTGCCAACCCTCATCCAAATCGTATTCGAATTTCTTACCGGATTTAGACAGCATATAACTCCAGGAGACAAGCAGTTTGAACCGATGTTTGAGATCGCAATGCAAAAGGAAGTTCATCAGCTCCTGCTCAAATGGTTAAGGGAGGATGCCGTTACCGGGGTTTCGCAAGAGAAACTGGAGGCTACATCTCTAGTCATAAGCTGGGGCATATTCGGGTCGGCCTTGCAGTGGAGCCGGAACCCCCAAGGTCGCAAGGCGGAAACAATGGTAAAAGAGGTTTTAGAGGTTGTAGGGGCCAGTTTGGCACCTGTTTTGGAACGAAGAACGGAATAA
- a CDS encoding SDR family oxidoreductase, with product MIIVTGANGKLGRAVVEQLLKRAPAEQIAVSVRDLNKAQDLKDRGVRVRQGDFDDADSLLHAFEGASQVLIVSSGIMGEGGIRQHQTAIETAKKAGAGRVLYTSHIGSSPNSYFPPMLNHAATEELLKASGMAYTSLRNGFYATLAGMLIGRAIQTGELITPEDGPVAWTSHPDLAEAAAAILMEQKFDGLTPNLTACEAMDMDGLATIASEITGRPLRRIVVSDEEYQDHLKSQGQPEDRANMLMGMFLASRNGEFAQASTTLSNLIGRPPMNIRELLKESISHQHG from the coding sequence ATGATCATTGTTACAGGAGCCAACGGAAAATTGGGCAGGGCGGTGGTAGAGCAGCTGCTTAAGCGTGCTCCGGCCGAGCAGATTGCTGTGAGTGTCCGGGATCTGAATAAGGCACAGGATCTTAAGGATCGTGGAGTTCGCGTCCGTCAGGGTGATTTCGACGATGCCGATAGTCTTCTCCACGCCTTCGAAGGAGCATCACAGGTTCTCATCGTATCGTCCGGCATCATGGGAGAGGGAGGGATTCGTCAACATCAAACAGCGATTGAAACGGCAAAGAAGGCTGGTGCCGGTCGGGTGCTGTACACAAGTCACATAGGTTCTTCCCCGAACTCGTACTTTCCCCCTATGCTCAACCATGCTGCAACAGAAGAATTACTGAAAGCTTCAGGTATGGCCTACACGTCGCTACGTAACGGCTTTTACGCAACATTAGCGGGGATGTTGATCGGAAGAGCAATCCAGACAGGGGAATTGATTACTCCTGAGGACGGTCCGGTTGCCTGGACATCTCACCCCGATTTGGCCGAAGCTGCGGCGGCTATCCTAATGGAGCAGAAATTCGACGGCCTAACTCCTAATCTTACGGCCTGCGAGGCGATGGATATGGATGGACTCGCGACTATTGCCTCGGAGATTACCGGCCGCCCACTACGCCGAATTGTTGTGTCGGATGAAGAATATCAGGACCATTTAAAATCCCAAGGTCAACCTGAGGATAGGGCTAACATGCTCATGGGGATGTTTCTTGCGAGCCGGAATGGAGAATTCGCGCAAGCGAGTACCACACTGTCTAACCTGATCGGACGACCCCCGATGAATATTAGAGAGCTCTTGAAAGAGTCAATTTCTCATCAACACGGTTGA
- a CDS encoding superoxide dismutase, translating to MAFQLPALPYPNNALEPHIDALTMEIHHDRHHNTYVTNLNAALEKAPELQDKSIDELLTDLNAVPEAIRTAVRNNGGGHANHTLFWEVIGPNGGGAPTGALAAAIDSELGGFDKFKEDFATAATTRFGSGWAWLVVKDGKLAVTSTPNQDNPVSEGATPILGLDVWEHAYYLNYQNKRPDYIKAFWNVVNWEEVGKRYESAK from the coding sequence ATGGCATTTCAATTACCGGCACTTCCTTATCCAAACAACGCTCTTGAACCACACATCGACGCTTTGACGATGGAGATTCATCACGACAGGCACCATAACACTTATGTGACGAACCTGAACGCCGCACTGGAAAAAGCACCTGAACTGCAAGACAAGAGCATTGATGAGCTGCTGACTGACCTGAACGCTGTACCTGAAGCTATCCGCACTGCTGTTCGCAACAACGGCGGCGGACATGCCAACCACACCTTGTTCTGGGAAGTTATCGGACCGAACGGCGGAGGCGCACCCACTGGCGCTCTGGCTGCTGCAATTGACAGCGAACTGGGCGGATTCGATAAGTTCAAGGAAGACTTCGCTACTGCAGCTACTACACGCTTCGGCAGCGGCTGGGCCTGGCTCGTCGTGAAAGACGGCAAGCTTGCTGTAACCAGCACTCCTAACCAGGACAACCCGGTCAGCGAAGGCGCAACTCCAATCCTCGGCCTTGATGTATGGGAGCATGCTTACTACCTGAACTACCAGAACAAACGTCCTGACTACATCAAGGCGTTCTGGAACGTAGTGAACTGGGAAGAAGTCGGCAAACGTTACGAAAGCGCAAAATAA
- a CDS encoding GNAT family N-acetyltransferase, with translation MHVRSFQLSDVTPVTELLQTALSEECFESTIEPFSRQLSWDSDLIVVAEDEGEIIGALIGTIEKNHGCYFRIAVHPEYRRRGVGKSLVSAMEHRFQARKVSGIYVAVDEHNSFALPLYEAMGYGEDQIFKSVRKLSIVG, from the coding sequence ATGCACGTTCGTTCCTTTCAATTAAGCGACGTTACTCCAGTGACTGAATTGCTGCAGACCGCATTATCGGAAGAATGTTTCGAGAGCACGATCGAGCCCTTCTCCAGGCAGCTTTCATGGGATTCAGATCTCATTGTAGTTGCAGAGGATGAAGGAGAAATCATCGGCGCACTGATTGGTACGATTGAGAAGAACCACGGCTGTTATTTCCGCATTGCCGTCCATCCTGAATACCGCCGCAGAGGAGTCGGCAAGAGTCTCGTATCGGCGATGGAACACAGATTCCAGGCACGCAAGGTCAGCGGTATTTATGTAGCCGTTGATGAGCATAATTCCTTCGCACTGCCGCTGTATGAGGCCATGGGTTATGGTGAGGACCAGATCTTCAAATCTGTACGCAAGCTGAGCATTGTCGGGTAA
- the lepB gene encoding signal peptidase I has translation MNRELEEEFMRSRKQRYRSVTHNKSKRESRRIWLKDMREWIITAGIVFAIMSLLNIFVFNVSTVIGQSMQPTLYEGEKLIINKIALSFGNPGRGDIVVLHDPSTGPDRKEYLVKRIIGIPGDIVEVQDQQLYVNGKVVDEPYIDTAIQDPDFSQLTVQEGTYFVMGDNRHAGASKDSRYFGAVAQESIVGKASLIWWPVAKMRIL, from the coding sequence ATGAACCGGGAGCTTGAAGAAGAATTCATGCGGAGCCGCAAACAACGATACAGATCAGTCACCCATAACAAATCCAAGCGGGAATCGAGAAGAATTTGGCTTAAGGATATGCGGGAGTGGATCATCACTGCGGGGATTGTATTCGCGATCATGTCACTGCTTAATATATTTGTGTTCAATGTGTCTACTGTGATTGGCCAATCCATGCAGCCAACCCTCTATGAAGGGGAGAAGCTGATTATTAATAAGATTGCACTGAGCTTCGGGAATCCGGGCCGGGGCGATATTGTTGTTCTGCATGACCCCAGTACAGGTCCGGACCGTAAGGAGTACCTGGTTAAGCGGATTATTGGTATCCCCGGGGATATCGTGGAAGTTCAGGACCAGCAGCTTTACGTTAATGGTAAAGTAGTGGATGAGCCTTATATCGATACGGCCATTCAAGACCCGGATTTCAGTCAGCTGACTGTCCAGGAAGGTACCTACTTTGTGATGGGGGATAACCGCCATGCCGGGGCCAGCAAGGACAGCCGTTATTTCGGCGCCGTTGCACAGGAGAGTATCGTGGGGAAGGCATCCCTGATCTGGTGGCCTGTAGCTAAGATGAGAATCCTGTAA
- a CDS encoding YneF family protein: MNIALPIITLVVGLIGGFFIGVYYLRRQMTTMQNDPEMLQKVAKQMGYNLNGKQMQRAQQMMKNGNQPGRAPAAAKGQARKKK; the protein is encoded by the coding sequence ATGAATATTGCATTGCCTATTATTACGCTTGTTGTAGGTCTGATCGGCGGATTCTTTATCGGTGTGTATTATCTGCGCAGACAAATGACAACGATGCAGAATGATCCCGAAATGCTGCAGAAGGTTGCTAAGCAAATGGGATATAACCTGAACGGAAAGCAAATGCAGCGTGCCCAGCAGATGATGAAGAACGGCAATCAGCCGGGGCGTGCGCCTGCGGCAGCCAAAGGACAGGCCCGCAAGAAGAAATAA
- the folE gene encoding GTP cyclohydrolase I FolE yields MGSIKEYMNGKVSVNREQIEYHVEKILELIGEDTSREGLLETPARVTRMYEEIFGGYSIDPREALGVTFDESHEELVIVKDIVYYSQCEHHMAPFFGKVHIGYVPSGRIAGLSKLARLVEAVSRRLQVQERITAQIADIMTEVLNPHGVMVVVEGEHLCMCARGVKKPGSKTVTMATRGTFREDAAARAEFLALIKE; encoded by the coding sequence ATGGGGAGCATCAAGGAGTACATGAACGGGAAGGTTTCTGTAAACCGTGAGCAAATCGAGTATCATGTTGAGAAAATATTAGAACTGATTGGTGAAGATACCAGCCGCGAAGGTTTGCTGGAAACACCGGCTAGAGTCACGCGGATGTATGAAGAGATATTTGGCGGCTATTCGATTGATCCGCGCGAAGCGCTAGGCGTTACTTTTGACGAGTCTCATGAAGAGCTTGTCATTGTGAAGGATATCGTCTATTACAGCCAGTGCGAGCATCACATGGCTCCTTTCTTCGGCAAAGTGCATATTGGCTATGTCCCCAGCGGGCGGATTGCCGGACTGAGCAAGCTGGCCCGGCTCGTGGAAGCGGTCAGCCGCCGCCTGCAGGTGCAGGAGCGCATTACTGCCCAGATCGCCGACATCATGACCGAGGTGCTGAATCCGCACGGTGTTATGGTGGTTGTCGAAGGAGAGCATCTGTGTATGTGTGCCCGGGGTGTGAAGAAGCCCGGGAGCAAGACAGTAACCATGGCAACCCGGGGCACTTTCCGAGAGGATGCTGCTGCCCGGGCTGAGTTTCTTGCTCTGATCAAAGAATAG
- a CDS encoding Fe-Mn family superoxide dismutase — protein MQYVSGAPLPVHILGEIAFWKKQEKEHAEVLIQLTPNLEEPYVKLLQEWTVVFLATEQAACHLLRSPQAPAYGGPGSLTAETELLLHTACSQSSEFIRQLKAMVEASQAMSVSPLAGVVVKHFICESEYFLAVLTALTAPGYGAGAGMMRQSPLEQDEPAAVPAVSLSEDPPQETAPLWEARELGPVPIGGHTLPPLPYAYNALEPYIDEKTMIIHHDKHHQSYVDGLNKAEIKLAEARKNNDYDLVKHWERELAFNGAGHYLHTIFWNVMSPQGGGRPSGALLDAIIRSFGSYDAFKAQFTEAANKVEGGGWAILVWSPRSRRLEILTAEKHQNLSQWDVVPLLALDVWEHAYYLKHQNKRADYIHDWWKVVNWPYVAERYSAARKLVWQPF, from the coding sequence ATGCAATATGTATCCGGTGCGCCGCTGCCAGTGCACATTCTAGGGGAAATCGCTTTCTGGAAAAAACAAGAGAAGGAACATGCCGAGGTTCTTATCCAGCTTACTCCAAACCTGGAGGAGCCTTATGTCAAGCTGCTCCAGGAATGGACAGTTGTCTTCCTGGCTACGGAGCAGGCGGCGTGTCACCTGCTCCGTAGCCCACAGGCTCCGGCCTACGGCGGTCCGGGAAGCCTTACCGCCGAAACAGAGCTGCTGCTTCATACAGCCTGCAGCCAATCCAGTGAATTCATCCGCCAGCTGAAGGCTATGGTCGAGGCTAGCCAGGCCATGAGCGTCTCCCCTCTGGCCGGTGTCGTAGTGAAACATTTTATCTGCGAATCGGAGTATTTCCTTGCCGTGCTTACGGCCCTCACCGCCCCGGGATATGGCGCCGGCGCCGGGATGATGCGGCAGAGCCCTCTAGAGCAGGATGAACCGGCTGCTGTGCCTGCGGTGTCCCTAAGTGAAGATCCTCCCCAGGAAACGGCTCCTCTGTGGGAAGCCCGGGAATTAGGGCCGGTCCCGATCGGCGGGCACACACTGCCCCCGCTCCCTTATGCTTATAATGCGCTGGAGCCGTACATTGACGAGAAGACGATGATTATTCATCACGACAAGCACCACCAGAGCTATGTAGACGGACTCAATAAAGCAGAGATTAAATTGGCGGAAGCCCGGAAGAACAACGATTATGATCTCGTTAAACACTGGGAGCGGGAGCTTGCCTTTAATGGGGCGGGCCATTATCTGCACACGATCTTCTGGAACGTCATGTCCCCGCAGGGCGGAGGCCGGCCATCCGGAGCACTGCTGGATGCCATTATACGCAGCTTCGGAAGCTACGATGCCTTCAAGGCCCAGTTCACTGAAGCGGCCAATAAAGTGGAGGGCGGCGGATGGGCTATCCTGGTCTGGAGCCCGCGCAGCCGCAGGCTGGAGATTCTGACTGCTGAGAAGCATCAGAATCTGTCCCAATGGGATGTTGTTCCGCTACTGGCGCTGGATGTATGGGAGCATGCCTATTATCTCAAGCATCAGAACAAGCGCGCGGATTATATCCATGACTGGTGGAAAGTCGTGAATTGGCCTTACGTAGCCGAGCGGTACAGCGCCGCCCGTAAGCTGGTATGGCAGCCTTTTTGA
- a CDS encoding alpha/beta hydrolase, translating to MPNEDKPNSIPIISLRMIRVKHIVVALLLSVFFFLLFCFIALHGYIAWVLSNPTVAPLYSNPYLAKGLAYEEITFPAKDGSRIMQGWYIPSEGAKKTIVFSHGYGANREESWVPMYDLAHYAHSLKFNVVMFDYGFASKINKDIATGGKKESQQLLGAIEYAKDKGANEIVVWGFSMGAGTALQAGLVTKDVDAMILDSTFLLEPDTLYHNIKQNIDLPRQPSLEIMELLFPVLNGTGLNQIPYSKVKSEDYPFPVLFMHGTMDEKAPYPIAEELAANQTNPYSDSWIVEDSHHELLFREHPREYLRRVSAFLGNVQLARISGDNGSQASK from the coding sequence ATGCCTAACGAGGATAAGCCTAATTCCATACCTATTATTTCACTGCGGATGATACGCGTTAAGCATATTGTCGTAGCTCTGCTGTTATCTGTGTTCTTCTTCTTATTATTCTGCTTCATCGCCCTGCACGGCTATATAGCTTGGGTGCTCTCGAATCCTACTGTAGCCCCCCTCTACTCTAACCCTTATCTTGCCAAAGGGCTGGCGTATGAGGAGATCACCTTTCCGGCAAAGGACGGCAGCCGTATCATGCAGGGCTGGTATATTCCTTCAGAGGGAGCCAAGAAGACCATTGTCTTCAGCCATGGCTACGGTGCTAACCGCGAGGAAAGCTGGGTTCCCATGTACGACCTGGCCCATTATGCGCACAGCCTGAAATTTAATGTGGTCATGTTTGATTACGGCTTTGCTTCCAAGATCAATAAGGATATCGCTACCGGCGGCAAAAAAGAATCCCAGCAGCTCCTTGGGGCGATTGAATATGCCAAGGACAAGGGGGCAAACGAAATTGTAGTCTGGGGCTTCTCCATGGGCGCTGGTACCGCGCTGCAGGCGGGTCTCGTAACCAAAGACGTGGATGCAATGATTCTGGACAGCACCTTCCTGCTGGAGCCGGATACACTCTATCACAATATCAAGCAGAATATAGATCTTCCCCGCCAGCCTTCACTGGAGATTATGGAGCTGTTGTTCCCGGTATTGAACGGTACAGGGCTGAATCAGATTCCCTATTCCAAGGTGAAATCCGAGGACTATCCGTTCCCGGTACTCTTCATGCACGGTACTATGGACGAGAAGGCCCCTTATCCGATTGCCGAAGAACTGGCCGCGAACCAGACCAACCCTTACTCCGACTCATGGATTGTGGAGGACAGTCATCATGAGCTGCTGTTCCGTGAGCATCCGCGCGAGTACCTGCGCCGTGTCTCAGCATTTCTCGGAAATGTCCAGCTGGCCCGCATCAGCGGGGACAACGGAAGTCAGGCCAGCAAGTAA
- a CDS encoding IclR family transcriptional regulator — protein MEDRKLTVRAVERALDILLCFTQDNDYDLSLTEISAKIGLHKSTVHRLLTTLEEKGFLQRDEGTEKYRLGIRIWELSTHLPTLNEPAVLLLPAMERLRDRLGETVSLYLRDNLERVRIQAVQSRQAIRRVAQIGARLPLSVGASSKVLAAYAPPEVQVRLLADPAWPEAVDRSLYLEQLKEITRSGYATSFEEREPGAAAVAVPITGRAGGVVAALSLSGPVSRLSRETLEDYAVILGEAAAEMGLMMG, from the coding sequence GTGGAAGACCGGAAACTGACTGTACGCGCCGTAGAACGTGCGCTGGATATATTGCTGTGCTTCACTCAGGATAATGATTATGACCTCAGTCTGACGGAGATTTCCGCCAAGATTGGCCTGCATAAAAGTACGGTACACCGCTTGCTGACTACGCTTGAAGAGAAGGGCTTCCTGCAGCGTGATGAGGGCACGGAGAAATACCGGCTGGGGATTCGCATCTGGGAGCTGTCAACGCATTTGCCGACGCTGAATGAACCAGCGGTACTGCTGCTGCCGGCGATGGAACGGCTGCGTGACCGTCTGGGAGAGACGGTCAGCCTCTATTTGCGCGACAATCTGGAGCGCGTGCGCATCCAGGCTGTGCAGAGCCGGCAGGCAATCCGCCGGGTGGCACAGATCGGCGCAAGGCTGCCCCTCTCTGTAGGCGCATCGAGCAAGGTGCTGGCCGCTTACGCGCCTCCGGAAGTGCAGGTCCGGCTGCTGGCCGACCCGGCCTGGCCTGAAGCTGTAGACCGGAGCCTATATCTGGAGCAGCTCAAGGAAATCACCCGCAGCGGGTATGCGACCAGCTTCGAGGAACGCGAGCCGGGTGCGGCTGCAGTGGCGGTGCCTATTACCGGGCGTGCCGGGGGAGTGGTTGCAGCACTCTCCCTGTCCGGTCCGGTCAGCCGGCTTTCGCGGGAGACGCTGGAGGATTATGCAGTGATACTGGGTGAGGCTGCAGCTGAAATGGGTCTGATGATGGGCTGA
- a CDS encoding helix-turn-helix transcriptional regulator, producing MKAVIPDSLMGEIQELQDTFGSVTSQAIVLTDQAGNVITRPTLYGIFYQKMFSSLQETQRPFEPALLRLGPLSHPAVLEEWVPGLKYVVSPLVPEYGQTYYLWSGLYMEEGTRELVLQAFEAKMRIHPHYEELRTELLAMPELSREHIGKIRGKLAVLGNIMSKLLAGCVLKPLAQRSGMVVSQLLSNLETDFLKIEDVLQQMAGRLSDADLYAFAKEEEAGRYKVKYSAGKEANLLMNAEFQQGDGFLGQAVLGREPRHWQGVAKDPRSLFFTQRGITQPEYLSCYPVQIHSGKKALLLAVGFGEIRQLQDHAQQDQMVASLLGLSSRGEKLRQRETLRNDATLRLKEAACLLPQTTSSQELGIQLLEIIMGMPFYPSSVLVYFEEAAGSSHHAKGWSPEAAAQYVQEIGDRYSPQAFLSSAIINEDAEEQVLLECPLIAEKVFKGILAVGFRRRSEAEEWLTFASCLASLASTAIRLIEKDSRLVKQAGVFLQHTRDYLGSTNPELESMSLDASSMAHELARYTGLPEREAERMRNACLLAPFKLEFLQGYGFYQEEIALLKQVDQLASFYFKMDKPSVSLPAQLLALVLHHTAKHADRDKLAEPELEWLEPSRYSLDEYIVGEIDSEPQSALQSFLRSRSDAQPMRRKVSAVKLLNNAALKTPKEEWGISPREEEVLELIILGKTNKEIASALFISEHTVKNHLSRIFTKMNVTDRSQIIALVYKRILDSERIEI from the coding sequence ATGAAAGCTGTAATACCCGATTCACTGATGGGAGAAATTCAAGAGCTCCAGGATACGTTCGGTTCTGTCACGAGTCAGGCTATTGTGCTTACGGATCAGGCAGGGAATGTAATAACCCGTCCAACGCTTTACGGAATATTCTATCAGAAAATGTTCAGTTCTTTGCAGGAGACGCAGCGCCCTTTCGAGCCGGCTTTGCTCAGACTGGGTCCCTTATCGCATCCTGCTGTATTGGAAGAATGGGTTCCCGGGCTAAAGTATGTGGTCAGTCCGCTGGTTCCCGAGTATGGACAGACTTATTATTTGTGGTCGGGCCTATACATGGAAGAAGGGACCCGGGAGCTTGTACTGCAGGCGTTTGAGGCCAAAATGAGGATTCACCCCCACTATGAGGAGTTACGGACTGAACTGCTTGCCATGCCTGAGCTTAGCCGGGAGCATATCGGTAAGATCAGGGGCAAACTGGCCGTTCTTGGAAACATAATGTCTAAATTACTGGCGGGCTGTGTGCTCAAACCCCTGGCGCAGAGAAGCGGCATGGTGGTTTCACAGCTGCTCTCCAATCTGGAAACAGACTTTCTGAAGATTGAGGATGTTTTGCAGCAAATGGCAGGAAGGCTCTCGGATGCCGATTTATATGCTTTTGCCAAAGAGGAAGAGGCAGGCAGGTATAAGGTGAAATATTCCGCCGGCAAAGAAGCGAATCTGTTGATGAATGCCGAGTTCCAGCAGGGGGACGGGTTTCTGGGACAAGCTGTTCTCGGCAGGGAGCCCCGGCACTGGCAGGGCGTTGCCAAAGATCCGAGATCGTTATTCTTCACCCAGCGCGGAATTACGCAGCCGGAGTATTTGTCATGTTATCCGGTTCAGATTCACAGCGGCAAAAAAGCGCTGCTGCTGGCTGTGGGCTTTGGTGAAATCCGCCAGTTGCAGGACCACGCCCAGCAGGACCAGATGGTTGCTTCTCTGCTTGGGCTATCCTCACGCGGGGAGAAGCTCAGGCAGCGCGAAACCCTGCGTAATGATGCTACACTGAGACTTAAAGAGGCCGCGTGCCTGCTGCCGCAGACCACATCATCACAGGAGCTGGGTATTCAACTGCTCGAGATCATTATGGGGATGCCGTTCTATCCTTCATCTGTACTCGTCTACTTTGAGGAGGCAGCAGGAAGCAGCCATCATGCCAAGGGCTGGAGCCCGGAGGCTGCTGCCCAGTATGTCCAGGAGATTGGGGACCGGTATTCGCCGCAAGCCTTTCTCTCCTCCGCTATTATTAACGAGGATGCCGAGGAGCAGGTGCTGCTGGAATGTCCGCTGATTGCCGAGAAGGTATTCAAAGGAATTCTGGCGGTAGGCTTCAGACGCCGCAGTGAAGCAGAGGAATGGCTGACATTCGCGAGCTGTCTAGCCAGTCTGGCCAGCACGGCAATCCGGCTCATCGAGAAGGATAGCAGGCTTGTGAAGCAGGCGGGGGTATTCCTCCAGCATACCCGGGATTATCTGGGGAGCACCAATCCTGAGCTGGAGAGTATGTCGCTGGATGCCTCTTCAATGGCGCATGAGCTTGCCCGCTACACCGGTCTGCCGGAACGGGAAGCGGAACGGATGAGAAACGCCTGTCTGCTGGCTCCGTTCAAACTTGAATTTCTGCAGGGATACGGCTTCTATCAGGAAGAGATAGCTCTGCTGAAGCAGGTGGATCAATTGGCATCCTTCTATTTCAAGATGGATAAGCCGTCGGTTTCTTTGCCCGCACAGCTGCTGGCACTTGTGCTTCATCATACCGCCAAACATGCGGATAGGGATAAGCTTGCGGAACCGGAGCTGGAATGGCTGGAACCCTCCCGCTACAGTCTGGATGAGTACATTGTCGGGGAGATTGACAGTGAGCCGCAATCAGCCCTTCAATCGTTTCTGCGCAGCCGCTCGGATGCTCAACCAATGAGGAGAAAGGTATCGGCGGTCAAGCTGCTGAACAACGCTGCACTGAAGACACCTAAGGAAGAATGGGGAATCTCGCCGCGTGAAGAGGAAGTGCTTGAATTGATTATTCTGGGCAAGACGAATAAGGAAATTGCCAGTGCCTTATTTATCAGCGAGCATACCGTTAAGAATCATCTAAGCCGTATTTTCACCAAAATGAATGTAACGGACCGTTCACAGATCATTGCTCTGGTCTATAAAAGAATACTCGACTCTGAGCGCATCGAGATCTGA